In Drosophila santomea strain STO CAGO 1482 unplaced genomic scaffold, Prin_Dsan_1.1 Segkk69_quiver_pilon_scaf, whole genome shotgun sequence, a single window of DNA contains:
- the LOC120457629 gene encoding uncharacterized protein LOC120457629 has translation MQNDSKMTDDFQMAKQLMVPFSATKNEEAFQWISDFERVCRGVNDSEIFQLRCVRMLMKPGTDADLFLRVDRSNSYDTFKESFLKTFGHGNSTADIVLLLKDTIFNPSKNTVMGYILQMEEIAMRADIDEKLTVQFIIDGFRDRSSNIALLYSATTIGQLKEMARKYENLRKVPKTSTIRTGIAFAGERGQIRCFNCSAHGHYASSYTAPKREKGSCFRCGSLQHRIKDCQQQPKTNPRVVGATNNQLIRDEEENNTFIPIFN, from the coding sequence ATGCAGAACGACAGCAAGATGACGGATGACTTCCAAATGGCTAAGCAACTCATGGTTCCGTTCTCCGCCACTAAAAATGAAGAAGCATTCCAATGGATTTCGGACTTCGAAAGAGTTTGCAGAGGAGTAAATGATAGTGAAATTTTTCAACTTCGCTGTGTCCGAATGCTGATGAAACCAGGAACAGATGCCGACCTGTTCTTGCGTGTTGACCGTTCGAATTCTTACGATACATTTAAAGAAAGTTTTCTCAAGACATTTGGCCATGGAAATTCAACAGCCGATATCGTATTGCTTCTGAAGGATACCATCTTTAATCCTAGCAAGAACACCGTCATGGGCTACATACTTCAAATGGAGGAAATTGCAATGCGTGCAGATATTGATGAAAAGTTAACAGTACAATTCATAATTGACGGTTTTCGAGATCGGTCATCCAATATCGCGCTATTGTACTCAGCAACCACAATTGGACAATTGAAGGAGATGGCTCGGAAATATGAAAATCTACGGAAGGTTCCCAAAACGTCGACCATTCGCACGGGAATCGCTTTCGCTGGAGAAAGAGGTCAAATACGCTGCTTTAATTGTTCGGCACATGGACACTACGCTTCATCTTATACTGCACCAAAGCGCGAGAAAGGATCCTGTTTCCGTTGTGGATCCCTTCAGCATAGGATCAAGGATTGTCAACAGCAGCCGAAAACTAATCCGAGAGTCGTGGGAGCAACCAACAACCAGTTGATACGAGATGAGGAGGAGAACAATACGTTTATTCCTATATTTAACTAG